The genomic region AATGTGGGTAAAGCCGGGCGAGCGCTCTGCCGATAATGGAGTCAGAAGATACTTTCGGGAGATGGATTTCCATGGCAATCTCGCAAACCAGCGCCACAAGCGCCGCCAATTTGTACGCCCTGAGCGACGCCGCTTCGGGCAGCTCCGCCTCGGATGGCGCGACGGATGTTCAGGCCGTCATGGCGGTTTCTAAAGCGCTCGACAGTGAAAAATCGCAGGCAAGCCAGATGCTGGCGATGCTGACGCCCAATCTCGGGCAGAATGTCGACCTTCGCATCTAAGATCGTCGGCGCCGCGCGTCTCCTTCACAGCAGGTACACTCTCTGAAGGAGACGCCGCGATGCCCCGACTGCAATTCATCACACCGATCGCCGCCCCGATCGAGCGAGTCTTCGATCTCGCCCGCGATATCTCCGTCCACAGCCGCACGCTGGCTCACACCCAGGAAGTCGCCGCCTCCGACGGCGAATCTCCGCTGCTTACCCTCGGCGACACCGTCACGTTCCACGCCGTCCACTTCGGCGTCCGCCAGCGCCTCGTCGCGAAGATCACCGAATTTAACCCTCCGC from Capsulimonas corticalis harbors:
- a CDS encoding SRPBCC family protein, with the protein product MPRLQFITPIAAPIERVFDLARDISVHSRTLAHTQEVAASDGESPLLTLGDTVTFHAVHFGVRQRLVAKITEFNPPRRFVDEMLQGAFASLRHTHDFEPQSFGALMRDTIDYTAPLGPLGRLADILFLERYMTRLIERRNQALKKIAESGE